One stretch of Bradyrhizobium canariense DNA includes these proteins:
- a CDS encoding MBL fold metallo-hydrolase yields the protein MLKVGDVVISQIEESVQPSFVPLELLPDCNGDALAKHMHWMDPLHYDVAAGKFRTSVRSYLVKTGRHTVLIDACGGNHKNRPYFPRFHQRDHAWLERLAAAGVAPEQIDFVMCTHLHADHVGWNTVLKDGRWRPTFPNAKYIAHRHELDRWNPEHASYRFSPHNEFTWEDSILPVIEAGQSVAVDDGYTLDDMLTVEPAPGHTLAHTAIRLRSQGKRAVFSGDVMHVPLQIHYPRWGTSLDDDPQLGVQSRLHLLESCAEHRTLVLPTHFVPGTGCFITRTSEGFAFEWNRDPLLPS from the coding sequence GTGTTGAAAGTCGGCGACGTCGTTATTTCCCAGATCGAAGAGAGTGTGCAGCCGAGTTTCGTCCCGCTCGAATTGCTGCCGGATTGCAATGGAGATGCACTGGCCAAGCACATGCACTGGATGGATCCACTGCATTATGACGTGGCCGCGGGCAAGTTTCGCACCTCGGTCCGGTCATATCTTGTCAAGACCGGTCGTCATACGGTGCTGATCGATGCCTGCGGAGGTAACCACAAGAACCGGCCTTATTTCCCGCGCTTTCACCAGCGCGATCACGCCTGGCTTGAACGCCTTGCCGCGGCTGGTGTGGCGCCAGAGCAGATCGACTTCGTGATGTGCACCCATTTGCACGCCGATCATGTCGGCTGGAATACAGTGCTTAAGGATGGCCGCTGGCGACCGACATTCCCAAACGCGAAATACATTGCGCATCGTCATGAACTCGACCGCTGGAATCCTGAGCACGCGTCGTATCGATTCTCTCCCCACAACGAATTCACCTGGGAGGATTCGATCCTGCCGGTGATCGAGGCCGGCCAGTCGGTCGCCGTCGACGACGGCTATACGCTCGACGACATGCTGACGGTCGAGCCCGCCCCCGGTCACACGCTGGCGCACACCGCCATCCGGTTGCGTTCACAGGGAAAGCGTGCGGTGTTTTCCGGCGACGTCATGCACGTTCCGCTGCAGATTCACTATCCGCGTTGGGGTACGAGCCTCGATGACGATCCGCAGCTAGGCGTGCAATCGCGGCTGCATTTGCTCGAGTCCTGCGCCGAACACCGCACCCTCGTCCTGCCGACGCATTTTGTCCCGGGCACAGGCTGCTTCATAACCCGTACCAGCGAGGGCTTTGCGTTCGAATGGAATCGCGACCCGCTGCTACCGAGCTAG
- a CDS encoding amidohydrolase, with amino-acid sequence MTHRGGTADCILLGDVLPLDAANSQADAVAIADGRILFASRRDDVMQLRGNSTRIHDFGASTIIPGFNDTHAHSDSLGLKTIRPSLQGARSIKDVLDRIRALVAGTPQGEWVVTMPIGEPPYYWEADKSLAEGRLPDRHDLDSVAPDHPVYITSPSGFWGEPPCFMILNSLGLKLNGIDRTTKPRVDGVEILLDASGEPTGIIVERNYMRMAEPDLLPATPRFRLEDRIEGLRRSLPMYHEKGTTSVYEGHGCAPDVVASFRELWERKELSLRSGLVLSPAWLGTSEAEYAMRHWMPWARGQGFGDEMLKISGVFVGYGGNLQFNDLLRKNMGDIGWGGGLPNVNSPADYEEICMLAAKYDLRLHTLASDKLHEVVPILERVARHYPIGQRRWVIEHISKASPRDLQAIKAMGVAVTLIPAHYLWKVARPFADLDEQQLDLLSPAKALVELGVPVSAATDAVPNDPLFCMWTMIARKDRRTGRVMGPGGSVSNETALRLLTVNGSWLTFEEDRKGPLLPGYYADLAVLSGNPLTATTEGLLDISCTATMVGGRWVYGAPS; translated from the coding sequence ATGACACATAGAGGCGGGACGGCCGACTGCATCTTGCTTGGAGATGTGTTGCCGTTGGACGCGGCAAATTCGCAGGCTGATGCCGTTGCAATTGCCGATGGCCGCATTCTCTTTGCCAGCCGCCGCGACGACGTCATGCAGCTGCGCGGGAACAGTACCCGCATTCATGATTTCGGCGCCAGCACCATCATTCCCGGTTTCAACGATACCCACGCGCATTCGGACAGTCTGGGATTGAAGACCATCCGCCCCTCGCTGCAGGGCGCGCGATCCATCAAGGACGTCCTCGATCGCATCCGTGCGCTCGTTGCCGGGACGCCTCAAGGCGAATGGGTAGTGACGATGCCGATTGGCGAGCCGCCTTATTACTGGGAGGCGGACAAATCGCTTGCCGAGGGCCGGCTCCCCGACCGGCACGATCTCGATAGCGTTGCACCCGATCATCCGGTCTACATCACGAGTCCGAGCGGCTTTTGGGGCGAGCCGCCGTGCTTCATGATTTTGAACAGTCTTGGGCTGAAACTGAACGGAATCGACAGGACCACCAAGCCGCGCGTCGACGGCGTCGAGATTCTCCTCGATGCGTCTGGCGAGCCGACCGGCATCATTGTCGAGCGCAATTACATGCGCATGGCGGAGCCGGATCTCCTTCCGGCGACGCCGCGGTTCAGGCTCGAGGATCGCATCGAAGGCCTGCGCCGCTCATTGCCGATGTATCACGAGAAGGGGACGACCAGCGTCTACGAGGGACACGGTTGCGCGCCTGATGTCGTGGCGTCGTTCCGCGAGCTGTGGGAGCGCAAGGAACTGTCGCTGCGCAGCGGCCTGGTTCTCAGCCCGGCATGGCTTGGGACATCGGAAGCGGAATACGCGATGCGCCACTGGATGCCATGGGCGCGAGGCCAGGGCTTCGGTGACGAAATGCTGAAGATCTCCGGCGTATTTGTCGGCTATGGCGGCAATCTACAGTTCAATGATCTGCTCAGAAAGAATATGGGCGATATCGGCTGGGGCGGTGGTTTGCCGAATGTCAATTCGCCGGCCGATTACGAAGAGATCTGCATGCTGGCGGCCAAATATGATTTGCGCCTGCATACGCTGGCGTCCGACAAACTGCATGAGGTCGTTCCCATCCTCGAGCGCGTCGCCAGGCATTATCCGATCGGACAGCGACGCTGGGTCATCGAGCACATCAGCAAGGCGAGCCCGCGGGATCTCCAGGCGATCAAGGCGATGGGCGTCGCCGTCACGCTTATTCCAGCCCATTATCTCTGGAAGGTGGCTAGGCCATTTGCTGACCTCGATGAACAACAGCTCGATCTGTTGTCGCCGGCCAAGGCTCTTGTCGAACTGGGCGTACCAGTGTCCGCCGCTACCGATGCGGTGCCGAACGATCCGCTATTCTGTATGTGGACGATGATCGCGCGCAAGGATCGCAGAACCGGCCGCGTAATGGGACCAGGCGGCTCGGTGTCGAACGAAACAGCGTTACGGCTTCTGACCGTGAATGGCTCATGGCTGACCTTTGAAGAGGACCGCAAGGGGCCGCTGCTGCCGGGGTATTACGCCGACCTTGCCGTGCTGTCGGGCAATCCGCTAACCGCAACGACCGAGGGTCTGCTCGATATCAGTTGCACCGCGACCATGGTTGGCGGACGCTGGGTGTATGGCGCGCCATCTTGA
- a CDS encoding amino acid ABC transporter substrate-binding protein produces MDSLKTLSAVIAVAVTSILATWHSADAADKIYKIGAPLPLTGALSPEGLRMKSGYDLWAKTQNEAGGIKAGDDTYKVEITYSDYQSNTPRAVQSAELMITEGKVDALFAPFGSGATKAVSAVSEKYGVPMIAAQAASAQVYDQGFKYLFGMYTPNSTVVQPLVDLVQATNPTVKKVAVLARNDLFPLAIAEEFSTYAKSKGLEIVSDQKFPIGSVDFGSALTQIRAAQPDWIYATGYVNDMILIRKQMQEQGVKTQLITMLVGPSTPEFIENTGKLAENVVTSTWWDVAAKFNGEDVFGSAENFEQLFRKTYNNIYPDYSVASAAACGAVLAIAVNKAGSVDKAKVRDQLAAMDTDTFYGHIKFGPTGQISSLKPPAIQVQGGKPVVVLPPDIKQSDLRFDKK; encoded by the coding sequence ATGGATAGTCTGAAGACATTAAGCGCCGTGATTGCAGTCGCCGTTACGAGTATCCTTGCAACATGGCATAGCGCCGACGCAGCCGACAAGATCTACAAGATCGGCGCGCCGTTGCCGCTTACCGGCGCCCTGTCGCCGGAAGGCCTGCGAATGAAGTCGGGATACGATCTATGGGCGAAAACCCAGAACGAGGCCGGCGGTATCAAGGCTGGCGACGACACCTACAAAGTCGAAATCACCTATTCCGACTATCAGTCCAATACGCCTCGCGCCGTGCAGTCGGCGGAATTGATGATCACCGAGGGCAAGGTCGATGCGCTCTTCGCCCCGTTCGGGTCGGGCGCCACCAAGGCTGTCAGCGCCGTGAGCGAGAAATACGGCGTACCGATGATCGCGGCTCAGGCGGCGTCCGCCCAGGTCTATGATCAAGGTTTCAAATACCTGTTCGGCATGTACACACCGAACAGTACTGTGGTCCAGCCGCTGGTCGATCTGGTGCAGGCGACGAACCCGACCGTGAAGAAGGTCGCCGTGCTGGCTCGCAACGACCTGTTCCCGCTGGCGATCGCCGAGGAATTTTCGACCTACGCCAAGAGCAAGGGTCTCGAAATCGTATCCGATCAGAAGTTTCCGATCGGTAGCGTCGATTTCGGCTCGGCGCTGACGCAGATCCGCGCCGCGCAGCCGGACTGGATTTACGCGACGGGCTACGTCAACGACATGATCCTGATCCGCAAGCAGATGCAGGAGCAGGGCGTCAAGACGCAGTTGATCACGATGCTGGTCGGCCCGAGCACGCCTGAATTCATCGAAAATACCGGCAAGCTCGCGGAGAACGTCGTTACTTCCACCTGGTGGGACGTCGCAGCCAAGTTCAACGGCGAGGACGTGTTCGGCTCGGCGGAGAATTTCGAACAACTGTTCCGCAAGACTTACAACAACATCTATCCCGACTATTCGGTTGCCTCGGCCGCTGCCTGCGGCGCAGTGCTCGCAATCGCTGTTAACAAGGCGGGCTCAGTCGACAAAGCGAAGGTCCGCGATCAACTGGCGGCGATGGATACAGACACGTTCTACGGCCACATCAAATTCGGTCCGACCGGTCAGATTTCGTCGTTGAAGCCGCCGGCGATCCAGGTCCAGGGCGGCAAGCCTGTCGTGGTTCTTCCGCCTGATATCAAGCAAAGCGACTTGCGTTTCGACAAGAAGTAA
- a CDS encoding branched-chain amino acid ABC transporter permease — MIFFQYLANGLILGGLYACIAAGFSLVWGVLSIINLLHGSFIVLGAYIALFSYNLLGIHPFVSVITAAIALGALGYVAQLFIINRVVAQSVLVTLILTFGLELMMNNAMLVGFSANYRKVILEHSLGVAEIGNVFIPLDRALSAVLAFLLILVLWLCLRLTSIGRAIVAVRFDRDAALLMGIDVKQTYAITFALGAALAGAAGSLLSVSFPVSPLSGPLFLSKAFVICILGGVGSVPGAALGGLIFGLLESFGAIAFGSEYALTLAFVVLIILLLVRPHGLLGVKGY; from the coding sequence ATGATCTTTTTCCAATATCTCGCAAACGGCCTCATTCTTGGCGGGCTCTATGCATGCATCGCGGCCGGCTTCTCGCTCGTCTGGGGCGTGCTGAGCATCATCAATCTGCTGCACGGCTCCTTCATCGTGTTGGGCGCCTATATCGCGTTGTTCTCCTACAATCTGCTGGGCATTCATCCCTTCGTCTCGGTCATCACAGCGGCGATCGCGCTCGGCGCGCTCGGCTATGTGGCCCAGCTCTTCATCATCAATCGTGTCGTTGCTCAGTCGGTGCTGGTGACGCTGATCCTCACCTTTGGGCTCGAATTGATGATGAACAATGCGATGCTGGTAGGGTTTTCCGCCAATTACCGCAAAGTGATCCTCGAACACTCGCTTGGCGTCGCCGAGATCGGCAATGTCTTCATCCCGCTCGATCGGGCGCTGTCGGCGGTCCTCGCCTTTCTGCTGATCCTTGTACTCTGGCTGTGCCTGCGGTTGACCTCGATCGGCCGCGCGATCGTCGCCGTGCGGTTCGATCGCGACGCCGCCTTGCTAATGGGCATCGACGTCAAGCAGACTTACGCCATTACGTTTGCGCTGGGCGCCGCGCTTGCCGGCGCCGCGGGTAGCCTGCTCAGCGTCTCATTTCCTGTGTCGCCATTGTCAGGACCGCTGTTCCTCAGCAAGGCCTTCGTTATCTGCATCCTGGGCGGCGTTGGCAGCGTTCCCGGTGCGGCACTCGGCGGATTGATCTTTGGTCTTCTTGAAAGCTTCGGCGCGATTGCGTTCGGATCGGAATATGCCCTGACATTGGCGTTTGTTGTGCTGATCATTTTGCTTTTGGTTCGCCCGCATGGGCTTCTCGGTGTGAAGGGCTACTGA
- a CDS encoding branched-chain amino acid ABC transporter permease — protein MSRLQLAIAIVIALAVLAMPLLGNNYFLRLATIMLMYATLAMAWNFIGGFAGYPSFGLAAFFGLGAYAGAVLQSRGLPIPLAWIFAAIVGTLFALLLGAILLRLRGHAFAIATLVVTEVLRELTNGWTSVTGGGMGLNLPFFGWSPSALAQFFFYAMFALAAVTFAATYIVAHSRFGFGLTCIRQNEDAANIVGINTTRYKIYAFSLSGGFAAIAGAIYASWTGYIEPTDVYDVLFSIKPILMTLLGGMGTLFGPIIGAVAFLVLDEVVWRNLLELHTGVLGLLIVILILFLPAGLSSFNLRNYWRKAATA, from the coding sequence ATGTCCCGTCTGCAGCTCGCGATTGCCATCGTCATTGCGCTCGCCGTTCTGGCGATGCCGCTTCTCGGCAACAACTACTTTCTCCGACTTGCGACCATCATGCTGATGTATGCGACATTGGCGATGGCGTGGAATTTCATTGGCGGCTTTGCGGGCTATCCGTCGTTCGGACTGGCGGCCTTCTTCGGGCTTGGCGCCTATGCCGGGGCGGTGCTGCAATCGAGAGGCCTGCCGATCCCGCTGGCCTGGATATTCGCGGCTATCGTTGGCACGCTATTCGCGTTGCTGCTCGGTGCGATCTTGCTCAGGTTGCGCGGCCACGCCTTCGCGATCGCGACTCTGGTTGTGACCGAAGTGTTGCGCGAGTTGACGAATGGCTGGACCAGCGTGACCGGCGGCGGCATGGGCCTAAATCTGCCGTTTTTTGGCTGGAGCCCGTCGGCATTGGCCCAATTCTTCTTCTACGCGATGTTTGCCCTAGCGGCGGTGACCTTCGCGGCGACCTATATTGTCGCCCATAGCCGGTTCGGCTTCGGGCTGACCTGTATCAGGCAGAACGAGGATGCTGCCAATATCGTCGGCATCAACACCACCCGCTACAAGATCTACGCATTCTCGTTGTCGGGGGGCTTCGCCGCCATCGCTGGAGCGATCTACGCCTCCTGGACTGGCTATATCGAGCCGACCGATGTCTATGACGTGCTGTTCTCGATCAAGCCTATCTTGATGACGCTGCTCGGCGGCATGGGCACTTTGTTCGGGCCGATCATCGGAGCCGTCGCGTTTCTCGTGCTCGACGAGGTGGTGTGGCGCAACCTGCTCGAATTGCATACCGGCGTCCTTGGCCTGTTGATCGTAATCCTCATACTATTCCTGCCGGCCGGGCTGTCGTCCTTCAACCTGCGGAATTACTGGCGCAAGGCGGCCACGGCATGA
- a CDS encoding ABC transporter ATP-binding protein, with amino-acid sequence MSALLELRNVSRSFGGIHAIRNVSLTLQPGQIVGLIGPNGAGKSTLVNIITGVHPATSGTIVHKGERIDRLKPFQISARGIARTFQVVQPFPSMTVIQNVMAGAMFAANIRSMDEARSVAMEHLTFTGLAAMADRPAEQLTLANRKRLELAKSLAMNPHILMLDEVNAGLNTSEVEQALDLIRAIAARGISIVIIEHLLKVVTGLCSRIIVLHHGELIADDPAADVIKDPRVIEAYLGSKFAQRQMVRHG; translated from the coding sequence ATGAGCGCGCTTCTCGAACTCAGGAATGTGAGCCGTTCATTTGGCGGCATTCACGCCATTCGTAACGTGTCGCTGACGCTTCAACCTGGTCAAATCGTCGGCCTGATCGGACCGAACGGTGCAGGCAAGAGCACGCTCGTAAACATCATCACCGGCGTTCATCCCGCCACGTCAGGTACGATCGTACACAAGGGTGAACGGATCGATCGGCTGAAGCCATTTCAGATTTCGGCACGGGGTATCGCGCGGACGTTTCAGGTGGTTCAGCCGTTTCCGAGCATGACGGTCATCCAGAACGTGATGGCAGGCGCGATGTTTGCCGCCAACATCCGCTCCATGGACGAGGCCCGCAGTGTCGCGATGGAGCATCTCACATTCACCGGTCTCGCCGCGATGGCTGACCGGCCAGCCGAGCAGCTAACGCTGGCGAACCGCAAGCGGCTGGAGTTGGCCAAGAGCCTGGCGATGAACCCGCACATTTTGATGCTCGACGAGGTCAATGCCGGCCTCAACACGTCCGAAGTCGAGCAAGCGCTCGATCTGATCCGCGCCATCGCGGCGCGTGGCATCTCGATCGTCATCATCGAGCATCTGCTCAAGGTGGTGACCGGCCTGTGCAGCCGCATCATCGTTCTTCATCACGGTGAGCTGATCGCCGACGATCCGGCCGCCGATGTCATCAAGGATCCGCGCGTGATTGAGGCGTATCTCGGCTCGAAATTCGCCCAACGGCAGATGGTGCGGCATGGTTGA
- a CDS encoding ABC transporter ATP-binding protein, giving the protein MVDPLLSVKNLMSGYGDIQILWGVDFHINEGEAVCLVGANGAGKSTLLRTLSGLLRVRSGQIAFMGQDLTNRSPRQVLSHGIVHVPEGRRLFGPMSVLDNLLTGAYLRTDRANIRHDLERMLDLFPILAERRHQAAGTLSGGEQQMCAIARGIMSKPKLLMIDELSLGLAPKMVDHLGEALQKVKREGLSLLLVEQDVATAFELTGRGIVLDSGRVSLIGPTEELSINPMVQQAYMGIA; this is encoded by the coding sequence ATGGTTGATCCGCTGCTCAGCGTCAAAAACCTGATGTCGGGTTACGGCGACATCCAGATCCTTTGGGGTGTCGACTTTCATATCAATGAAGGCGAGGCGGTCTGCCTCGTCGGGGCAAACGGCGCCGGCAAGAGCACACTGCTGCGTACACTGTCCGGATTGCTGCGCGTGCGCTCCGGGCAGATCGCGTTCATGGGCCAAGATCTGACCAACCGGTCGCCCAGGCAGGTTCTTTCCCACGGGATCGTTCACGTCCCGGAAGGCCGTCGGCTATTTGGGCCGATGAGCGTGCTCGATAATCTCCTGACCGGCGCCTATCTGCGCACCGACCGTGCCAATATTCGCCACGACCTCGAGCGCATGCTCGATCTGTTTCCGATTCTTGCCGAGCGTCGTCACCAGGCTGCCGGCACGCTGTCGGGCGGTGAGCAGCAGATGTGCGCGATTGCGCGCGGCATCATGAGCAAACCGAAATTGCTGATGATCGATGAGTTATCGCTTGGGCTGGCGCCAAAGATGGTCGATCATCTCGGCGAGGCGCTGCAAAAGGTCAAGCGGGAAGGGCTTTCGCTGCTGCTCGTGGAGCAGGACGTCGCCACGGCGTTCGAATTGACGGGGCGGGGGATTGTGCTCGATTCCGGCCGAGTCAGCCTGATCGGGCCGACGGAAGAACTCTCGATCAATCCGATGGTGCAGCAGGCCTATATGGGCATCGCCTGA
- a CDS encoding RidA family protein produces MPKTYVTSAAAPTTGFTDLQKPPPIAQAIRFGNMLFVSGQGPLDPATKTVVEGDIEVQTRRTLDNLLSVLDAGGATLANVVNMRVILRDVADFPHFNEVFRTYFEHERVTRTCVGGTPHRKGVNVEIDCVAMFD; encoded by the coding sequence TTGCCCAAGACATACGTGACATCAGCCGCTGCGCCGACGACCGGCTTTACCGACCTGCAGAAGCCACCGCCGATCGCGCAGGCCATTCGCTTCGGCAACATGCTGTTCGTGTCGGGACAAGGGCCGCTCGATCCGGCGACCAAGACCGTTGTCGAAGGCGACATCGAAGTTCAGACCCGCCGCACGCTCGACAATCTGCTGAGCGTTCTCGATGCCGGCGGCGCGACGCTCGCCAACGTCGTCAATATGCGCGTGATCCTGCGCGACGTCGCTGACTTCCCGCACTTTAACGAAGTGTTCCGCACCTATTTCGAGCACGAGCGCGTCACGCGCACCTGCGTCGGTGGTACGCCCCACCGCAAGGGCGTCAATGTCGAGATCGATTGCGTCGCCATGTTCGACTGA
- a CDS encoding 3-hydroxyanthranilate 3,4-dioxygenase, with protein sequence MKQLPVLELQEIAKELAETGKRVKVLWQEPGSLAFVARGREYRSEFHINGSDEVTYMIKGTMNLHYRTPEGKEEIAVIPEGSTNWMPPNTPHSPRFPPDAFALIVERQRHEGEIDKFQWFCPKCDNFLHEETFVVSDYRADPVSQAYKNFFDNEDARTCKKCGNVMPNALAEAAKTS encoded by the coding sequence ATGAAACAACTCCCGGTCCTGGAACTCCAGGAGATCGCCAAAGAGCTCGCCGAGACCGGCAAGCGCGTCAAGGTCCTGTGGCAAGAGCCCGGATCGCTGGCCTTCGTCGCCCGCGGCCGTGAATATCGCAGCGAATTCCATATCAACGGCAGCGACGAAGTGACCTACATGATCAAGGGCACGATGAACCTGCATTATCGCACCCCGGAGGGCAAGGAAGAGATCGCGGTCATTCCGGAGGGATCGACCAACTGGATGCCACCGAACACGCCGCATTCGCCGCGCTTCCCGCCGGACGCTTTCGCCCTGATCGTCGAACGCCAGCGTCACGAAGGGGAGATCGACAAGTTCCAGTGGTTTTGCCCGAAGTGCGACAATTTTCTCCACGAGGAGACCTTCGTCGTCAGCGACTATCGCGCTGATCCGGTGTCGCAGGCCTACAAGAATTTCTTCGACAACGAAGACGCCCGCACATGCAAGAAGTGTGGCAATGTGATGCCGAACGCGCTCGCAGAGGCGGCCAAGACGTCCTAG